The genomic region GATTATAAATAATAAGGCTTTAATTCTCCGCCACAATACGGACATCTATAATGCAGTCTCTTAGCATCTGCTGCACAGAAGAATGCTTCTCTCCCATTAGCTAAGCATTTCGGACAATAATATGCATCGCCTGTATCAACTGCTTTAAACAAATCAATGTCTTTATGACAAATAGAACACTTAACAGTAGTCCATCCCTTATGACCGCTCTTATTAACACCCTTAAGCAAACCTATAGTCATACCTATACACCGCCATAACCCAGCTATTGCTAGGGAAAATAAATAATCAATGACCTAATAAATGTTTATCTTAGAGGTGTTATAGAATATTGTTGAAGATATTGGCAACAGCCGATATACATAGTCCGCGATTTCTCGATTTATTCATTAAGTCGTTAAATAAGGTAAAAATAAGACCTGACTTAATAATATTGGCTGGCGACCTTGTTGATAAAAACAATATTTATGCTCTAAAACATGTATATGAAATATTAATTAACAAATATGAGGAGATACCGATCATTAGTGTTTTCGGTAATGAAGAATACCGTGGATTCGAGAATAAATATCGAGAAATGTATCCTGTTTTCAAATGGTTGGACGATGAATACATTATTTTAGAGATGAAAGAGTTGAAGATAGGAATAATTGGGACTAGAGGAGCACTTGACAAGCCTACTCCATGGCAATCACGACACATGCCTTGGCTGTACAATTATTATCGAGAACTACCATTAAAGATCTCGGCGATGATAGATGAAGCTAGAAGTAAAGGAGCCAAATACATATTCCTAGTATCACACTATGGGGTAACATATAAGAACCTCGAAGGCGAGCCCAGAAATATTTGGCCTTACCTAGCAAGTTCTAGAATGGAGAAGATTATAAAAGATAAGAAAATAGATCTTGTTATTCATGGACATACACACAATGGTGTTAGGGATAAAATAAATATAGACGGTGTAGAAGTTTATAATGTATCATTACCTGCTCGTAGAGAAGTTGTACTTATAGATTTTACCCCGAAGAGTAAAGTGTTTGGTCTCGAGAAATGGCTATATAGTGGAGGGTGAGTATTCGTTGGGTATACCTGTTCATCAAACTGCTCCACGTAAATTCCCAGCAGTTACTCTATTTATAATCCTGATCAATATTGTTGTGTTCATATTAATGTATATTGAGCCACAACTCCTAGTACCTGGGGCAACAAATGCCTATGAGGTTCAAAGACAGCTAGCAATGATACCGATCGCTATTGTTAGGGGCGAGCGGTTGTGGACTATTTTCACGGCAATGTTCACTCATGCAGATATTTATCATTTACTGGGTAACATGATCTTCTTATTCTTCTTCGGAGGACCCGTTGAAAGCGTTATGGGTCGTAAAAGATATTTGTTATTCTATTTTCTAGGCGGGATTATGGCTGATATTTTCCATATATTAAGCATCACAATCATACCTAGCCAATACTTGATTACTGGTAAAATAATTATTAATCCATGGGTAACCCCAACACTAGGTGCTTCAGGAGCTATTAGCGCGGTTATGGGTGCTTATCTAATCTATTATCCTAGATCACGTATAACAATGGTTTACCCAATATGGATAATACCGTTAATCTTCACGTTGCCTGCATGGGTATATATTCTAATATGGTTCTTCTACCAATTAGTAATGGGTCTGATCACACTGCTAGGATTTGCTTCATCAATAGCTTTCTGGGCACATATAGGAGGTTTTATATCTGGAATAGCATTTGCACCATTCTTCATGGAGCCAGCAATTAAAGAGCAGATAAGAATGTATAAGGCAATGCTAAGAGAATATATGGTGGAGGAGACACCGTATTATGAGGAAGAATTTTACTAGGTATTTTATGCTCTCAACCCCTCATAGACAGCTAAACCAGTAATTATACCTAGTAAACCAACGTATTCATCAAATGATATGCCATGTTTCCTCAGCTTAAGATCTAGTTCAAATAATTTCTTGCTTCCAGCACGACTAGTCATTAATCCCTCCTTAAAAGCTTGTTCAACATATGGTTTTGCCCATGATGGGAGCTTGGGCATGATTATTTCTAGGTATAATGCTATTATAGCATTATTGGAATCTCTAAATTTCCTATAGTATTCTAGGAGCTTCTTAACATATTCATATGTTTTACTCTCCCTCGTATCTAAGCTAATGAATGCATACCATTTACTACCTAGAACTCTGAAAACATCTCTAAAAGACAATCCCTCCCCAATACTTGCGATATGCGATATTCCAGCAGAGCTTAAATGATCATACATGTCTTCACGGTGAACCCCCCTTAAAGCATCTATAAAATACTTTATTTCCCTCCAAGAAGTTGTACTTATAAATAAATCTAGAGACTTAACTAGCTTACCATGATCTCTGATAATACTATCTATATCAGAATGACTTATAGCTAGAGAATATATTATTTGTGGAACTATAAAGGACGGATAAACATTATTGGGTAACCATCTATATGCTTCTCTAAGGCTTTTAGACAATAATCTACCTAAACCCAGACTGGTTGCTGCCAAGTCTCCTCTACGAATCTTCTCTCCATACTCTATTGCATCAATAATATAGTTTATTACTGCAATTGTGTTTGAAACATAGTATTCAATTCTCTTATCCACCCTTAGCCGATGAATTGTCCCAGGCTTTATTGTCGCATAAACTGATAAATGAACTCCTTCAATCATTGATTTAAGTATGGTTGGATCCAATCCTTAAACACCATTATTTATAGTTCAGAGTAAAATAATATACATAAAGAATTATAAACAAATACTATATAATGGAAGATCGCGTTGAAACTCTTAAATGTATTCACAAAAATAACACTATATATTATCTCTGGAATAGTAGTGTTTTTATCTCTATCAACAGCTACAAATACCTACTACGCTGTTCTAGAAGCAACAATAATTATTGCTGTAATAATAATTGGTGATCTAAAGGGAAACTTTATCAGAATAAGTAAAAGTATTGGTTTAAGCATAACAGGCTTCATTATACCATTTATTTTCAGCATAGAATTAATTCTTAGACTATTCACTGTTTTCTATAGTGTTGTATGGGATTTTTTCATAGGATTAATTATCTGTATTATCATAAATTATCTGAACTCTATTACCTATAAGAAGCTAGGAGTATTATTGCTTGATTTATTAATACCTTTATTTACGATATCAGCAGTTTCAGTTATAATAATTACTAAAAATAATCTCGACCCATTAATTGTTATTCCCTTCTCCATAGTTCTTGGTTCTTTTTCATCAATTATAGGATTAGATCTGCTTAACATTAGGAGAGAGCCTGGGAAAATATATGTTTTTGGAGGAAACAATGTTTTGGATGCTATATTTTTAGAAGCCTTCTTATCTCCAAGCCTCTCCTATGCAATCCTAGTATTAAGCACTACGTAACCGGTTTATTGAGAGGGATTATTCAGTGTGAGAGCTCGTCATCACTGCCTTAACCGGCTCTGATGGTTTGCTAATCATCATCTCTTAATAATATCTATTAAGTGCTTAATAATATGGATAGCAGGATCTACTCCTGTAGCGGCTTTTAATCCTCTCCACTGTGGAAACGCGTTTACCTCGATAATATAGTATTTATCATTTACTGTATCATATACTACGTCTATGCCGGCATAATCTAGTCCTAGAGTTTTAGAAGCTTTTAATCCTAAATCAAAAACCTCAGGATAATCCTTTTCAGAAATCTTCTCGCCTCTAGCACCTTGGAAAATATTTGTTTTCCAAGATACTCCATGTCTCTTCATAGCACCGACTACTTGGTTTCCCACAATAAATACTCTGAAATCATATCCTGGCTTCTCAATATAGACTTGATAATAACTTGGAAGATTTAAGTTAAACATTGTTCTCGTGATATGGAATGCTATATCAGGATCTAGGATAAGCGATGAACCTAACCCCAAGCTTCCCATTAACGGTTTAAATACTGCTTTACCATGTTTTTCCACGAACCTCTTAGCTGTAAAGGGGTTTTCTGTAATGATTGTTTCTGGAACGGGTAAACCATGTTTTGATAATTCAACTAGGCTTCTCCACTTATCTCTAGCAATCATTATTGCTTCAGGCTTATTAATTAATGGAATAAGTTGATTTAGTGCTTCTAATAAACCAATCCTGTGCATAAATGTTTCCAGTGTAAGTCTTAACCCTATTCCCCGAATAACTCCTCCATCCCCCTCTATGATTTCATCATGGTGTTTCACAGTGATTTCTCCACTAGATGTTATTTCTGCATCTAAGTTATTGATTCGTAAATATATTGGTGTATGGCCCAGCTTAATAGTTGCATTTTCTAGTTCTTTAACGCTCCATGGAGGCATTGCTCTATAGTGGAGTAGGAGAATCTTCATATCCATTACCAAGCTATGAACTCATATCTTATATATTCTATTAACAAAGTATAGAATCAATAATATGCTTATAGTCATTGTTAAAGCATATATTGAAGCCCCTATATTATTGTAGCCGCCAAATATGATGCCAGTTATTAATCCCAGTATTAACGCAAGTGATGTAAATACTGTCAATGCTAATACTTCCTTAGCACTTCTGTGATTATGGGAATAATAAGCTAGATAACCAAGTATTATAACAGATGTTATTGTTCCATATATTAATACATCCCTGTTGAAAACAGCTGTAACATAAGCAATATCAATGTATAATATGAATAATAAGAGGCTAAGCATTTTTCTTGAATACAGTATTTTCTCGAACACCGTGGGGATCACCATATTATTAAGTCTTACTCCTACTATGAACAAGGTAATATGCTAGAACAGCATAATATATCTGAGCCTCCAATGGATCAGTATTTATTGGTAAATGTATAGTTTTAGTATTCATCATGTTTAATTTAAACAATATTTCGCGAGCATAGTATTCTTCAACACTAGTTGTCAACAATAATACATTAGCAGGCCCAACAATTTGCTCCGGCGCTTCATAATGTGTTTTAACACCTATTCTCCTCAAAGCCTCGACGAAAAATAGTGAGGAAGGCTCTAATATTTTAGAGGAAGAAACTATTACTTCTTTCAGCATAGAAATCTTCTCTAACTGATCCATATATTTCTCGAGCAACTCATTAATTACTATTGTGAATCCTTCTAGGGAGTGCTTATATAGTCTACTCCCCCTCCTACCTAACTTATCCTTATAATGTTTAGATGCAGCATGATAAGCAGCCATAGACATTAATAGAGAAGCTTCCAGCTCATCGTTAAGCTCTATATAGATTGGGTCATATTTAGATAACATATCAATAAGTCTTAGATCGGCTGGTTTGGGTGTGATGAAAAACACTTTATTACCTGTTAAACTAGATGATTGCAACAATGTTATTGTTGCTCCAGAAAACGGGTTTGTCGCTAAAAACAATGCTTTTCCCGGTTCTCTATAAGCGACTATATAGTATGAAACAGTGTTTGCATCCCCGAATACAACCCTGCTCTCAGGCTCCATTGTCACTATAAACCAGTATAGAATAGATGCAGGTAGATATCCCTGCCTATTATAAGTTATAATCACGTATTCTTTGTTAAGGTTTAGAAAATCAATTATCTTCTCAGCTAATATGCGGGATTTATGCTCTAATCTCTCAATGTGTTTCACATATTTATTTATACTAGCGCTGTCTCTAAGCTTTTGCAACAACTACACTTATCCTCCAATGGTTTCTCCGGTATTTTCTCTATTATTCTAGGCAATAACTTCTTTGCTTTAACAGTATTTTCATTCATTACTCTTATTACCTCCTCTGCAGTAACAGGTTTTTCAGCCCATACATCATAGTCTGTGATCATAGCTACTGTTGCATAACAGATCTGTGCTTCACATGCAAGATTTATTTCGGGGACTAGAGTCATACCTATAATATCTGCTTTAAATACTTCTTTCCAAACCCTGCTCTCAGCTCTTGTCGAGAACCTTGGCCCCTCAATACATATATATGTTCCCTTATTATGAAGCGTTAATCCATTGATTTCTTTCGCAGCATCTATAATTATTTCTCTTAAATGATCGCAGAATGGATCAGCCATGCTTACATGCGCTACTACTCCTCCCTCAAAGAATGTCATAGGTCTTATTCCTTTAGTCATATCTATGAATTGATCGGGGACTACGAAGTCTCCTGGCTTATAATCTTCTCGTAGACTCCCAACAGCTGAGAAGGCTATGATCCATTTTACACCAATGCTTTTAAGTGCCCAAATATTTGCTCTATAATTTACTCGGTGGGGAGGTATTTTATGTCCCCTACCATGTCTTGGCAGGAAAGCTATTGTCCTACCTTTCAGTTCTCCCACTACTACGTTATCGCTTGGCATACCATAGGGGGTGTATATTTTGTATTCACGGATATTTTGTAGACCCGGTATTTCATATAATCCACTGCCACCAATTACTCCTATCTCAGCTTTTACAGGAGGCTTCACGAGAACCATAAGTTTCACCATTACATAGTTAATAAGACATATTTATCGTTTGCTTCATCATACTTTATGAATTGTTTCTCGATAAGTATGTTTAATGCATCCTTATAGTATCTATCACCAACATCTATACCATACCATTCCTTAAACCCATCAATAATTTCTTTATAGCTCCACTCCCTCTTCCCAGTCTCCTTATATGTTTCAGTCATCATTCTCTTAATGAACTGATATGTATCTTCAAGCCTTGTCCATGGATACTGGAACCATGTCCAATCCTTAACCTCAATATAGTAGTAGTCAGGCTTAAACTTGGCTACCGGACTAATCCATTGTAGCGCGGCTGTTTTAAGTTCTTTCGGCTTCCAATTCTCAGCGACGAAGTCTCTTGCAAGCTTTAAGGTGTCCCCAGTATCAACTATATCATCAACCACTAGGACACGGTAATTGTGTAAGTCGACTGTGTATGGAAACTTTATAATAGCTTTCTCCTCAGCTTTAGCAGCTTCTGTCCAGTGTTGGCTCTGAATACTTAATAAGTTCTCTACATCTAAAAAATCACATAACAATCTAGCAGGCACATAGCCTCCGCGTGCAAGAGCAACTATTACATCAGGTTTATAACCATCATTCTTAATTATTTTGGCTAGATTCCATGCCCAATCAACTATTTCATCCCAAGAAACAAGTTTAACCTTGATCCTAGCCATATTTTTCACCGAATAATTAATCGTTTAATATAAAATAAAGATTTGACGCTACTTCTTCTCTGCAAAAACAAGTTTTCCAGGTACAACAAATACTCTACCCCTCATATGTAGTAGTATTCTTGCTTTTCGCAGGTTCCATCCATATTTCTCGTATAGATCACTTCTAACATGGATAGCTTTCGGTTCACACATGAATAGATCGCATTCTCCAGCTCTAAAAGTGTTTGAAACAACACATTCTATGTATCCATAACTACCCTGAATACCTGGAACACTTATGTATTTAGAGGGGGCAGGCTTTAAGCCCAGCATCTCCCATTTATTAATTTTCCTGCCAGAAACTGTTCCAGCCTTATAAACTATGTTGACATGTTCCTCGCCAACAATATTAATTGTGAACTCTTTAGTATCCAAAATGTTTTCATGTGTCTTATTGCCTCGTTCAATAGATAATATAATATAAGGCGGCTCTTCACTAACAGGCATAACCCATGAAGCAGCCATAACGTTTAAGACACCATCACGACTCCTAGAAACAATTAAATAAGCTGGTCTAGGATGCAATACACGGTAATCACTAGGATCAATATCAACATACATAAATAAACACCCACGAAATACTTATACTATGCTTCAACATAATTCATTATTACTTCACTATTATAATTTATAATATGAGTATTCACACTAATACAGTTCAACCAGAAAACTCTGTAGTATTGATTAATAATGAAGCTCCACCACTATATAATAAATGTCTTCATAGACTATATGTATGATGTTGATAATTATGAATTATGTGATAAACACTATAGTCTGATGGGATATAAAACACCCTTAGGCTTCTTCGAGAAGAAAAGGTAGCGTGAAAATATAGAGAAAATAATATTGCCTGATAATCCATGTGGAAAACTAGGTATAGACAGGGCTTCTATCTTCGCTCTAGACTCAAGGGTTTACCGAGATTAAAATAATAATATTAACTGGAAGAGTACTTGATGGAGAAGTATATATAGGTGACATACTTAAACTACCCGATGGAAGATTAGTGAAGATGAAATCTATTGAGAAGAATCACGAGAAAGCCGAGAAAGCAATTAGAGGAGAAACTATAGGCATCCTAGTAGAGGGTGTTAGCTGGAAACTCGATATGGAAGATCTAAGACAATACGAGACCCCTAGAGCTATAGAAGAGTTTAGAAAGAAATATATGAGGAGATAAAGAAAAACACAGACTACTCAAAAGGCTTAATAGAGAAAATTATGGTGGAGGAGGCTAAGAAAAGCGTGGGGAAGATAATAGATTCGAAAACTATATTAGCATACCCTAATATAATGATATGAACTCTAGGCTGTTGCTCTACATTATTTTCGGATACTATAATTGTTTTGGGCACTATTTATATGGGCCTCCCTCCTTAGCCACCTTATCTTTATTAGTGATTCATTGGGGCTTTATCAACGGGTACCACGGAGTTAGCCTTACGGTTAATTAAATATATTCTCCCACTCCTAATGGCTACTTTACCTTCAACGAAGCATTGAGACATTAATAAAGAAGCAGATAGCTAAATACTATAAAACATACTATAATTCACCTAACAGCTTTAGTACTTAAATAAGTGAATTACCTACTAAGGTTAGCGAGGAAAAGGCTATTTTATAATGAGCATTTAAGAGGTTTGGGGACAATTAGGAATTGTAGCAATCATGTAGTAGCAGTATAAGTAATCATAACTTGTGGATAATAGTGTTTAGAATAGGTTATGGCATGGTTGTTGCTTTATCTTAGATATAATTAAGTTTAAGCATTTAAACAGGTGCATATACATTTTCTAACGATTATGTGTTCTCTCAATTCTCTTTGTTCTAGTTCGTTTAAAAGATTTTCAAGCATGTTGGATGGGATGAGGTAAGTGCCTGGGGAGAGAATTATGCCATTATATTTTTGAATAAGTCCTCTAGATCTATATCTTCTACCCTTAATAGTCACAGTTGTTCCGCGGAGGATCTTGGATAATTTGTTCTTCAACCTCTTAGAAGCATTTGATGATATTTTTATAATAACATATGTTTCAAACAATTATGTATCGCCTTACACATTTATACTGTAAAAGATATAATTCATTTACTACTCTCCTGCTCCACAACTTCTTCAAGACATAGGTCCTCGCGGCACCTCACACTTGCATCTTCTACTATATTTGATAATGTTTTGGCTTGAGATATTAGTTTTTTAAGTGATTCCAACACACCCTTCCTTACCTCGAGAAGTATTTGTAGCTGTGTATTTAAGCTGGCGATATTATCGGTACCCCCCTCCCTGATCTTTCTCAATATCTTCTCTATAACTTCATCAGTATGTATGAGTGCAGTGGTTAAATGCTTTAATGTACACCAGATACTCTCCCAAGAAGTCCTAAACTCTTCTCCACCCTTCTCCCTAGCCTCCAGCCTCTCTATCTCAAACATTACTTGTCCAGCTTTCTTTCGAAGCTCACGTATCTCATCAACAAGGTTACCGAATACAGGGTAGCCTATGTATGCATCAGCCTCGATTAAATGCTGTTCCGAATGGTTTAAATGCCCAACTAAGTAGATGAACTCCTGGATTAAAGCCTCCTCCCAAACAGGACTCTCAGTTATACGCTTCGACTGCCCCACCTTCCTCTCTTCATATGATGTAAGAGCCATACTATCCCCCCTTTATGCATCTAGAAGCATAAAATAGATTATAAACTTAACTATCGATCACATAATAGAAACATCTCTACATAATACCATACGTAGAAACAATGAGTTATAGAAAATTTTTATATACATCGGAGTCCGAGGTAGTTAATGGGGACTGTTCATGAAGGATATACTCCTTACTACCACGGAGAACATTCCAGGATACAGAATTGTAAAAGTATTAGGCATTGTTTCAGCAAATACTGTTAGGGCAAGGCATATTGGAAAAGATTTTGTTGCTTCTCTAAGAAACATTGTAGGGGGAGAGATAAAAGAGTATGCTGAGCTACTCCAGCATTCTAGAAGATATGTTCTGGATAAGCTTAAGGAAGAGGCTAGAAAACTTGGTGCTAACGCTGTTGTTGGTCTAAGATTTAGCACGGCATCGATCATGCAGCGTGCCGCGGAAATACTTGCATATGGTACAGCTGTTGTTGTTGAGGAATCCTAGCTTATTAAGGGTGTATATTGTTAATGGTGTTATTGTATCCATTAACTATAATAATAGTTTCCATTATAATACTTCTAATACTATATAGGGTTACTAAGAGTTTTTCTATTGAAGCATTTCTCATAGGGATCGGGCTCTTAATCTTGACCCTAATAATCCAGCCACCGATCCAGCAACTTCCCATATTGCTTCTACGAATTAATCCTGAAGCATCAATATATACTCTTATACTAGTCTTATTCTATGCCGCATTAGTATCTGGTTTTCTACAGGAGTTATTGAAGCTTATAGGGGTTAGGGGGAAGAATATAGTTTATGCTTTATGGCTTGGTGCAGGGTTTGGTTTCGGAGAAGCATCACTTGTTGTATTAAACCAATTTATGAATATGTTAGCAGGTGTAAATATTCCGTTATTTCTAGGTTTAGTCAGCTGTTATGAGAGATTTATTGTTTTATTATACCATGTTTTCTCTGCTACACTACTGTTGCAATACTATATTAGAGGGAGAGTATTGTTTATATACATAGTTATAGCTTTAACACATTCATTAATGAATTATCAAGCTGTTTTATTAATTAAACTATATGGTTTATCCTTACCTGTATTATTAATTGTTTACTCAGTTATATCTGTAGTAGTGCTATTTCTCTACACAATTTATCGGCAGGGGATGAAAAGACTTGGTTGAGAGCAAATATGTATTATACGGCTTAGTATCCGGAACCGTTTCCGGACTAGTTGCTGGAATATTAACGTATCTAACATTACCATCTGTGGATGATGTGCTTGAACAAGTTAGATCCAGGATAAACATTACTAGTCTGTCGGAGGATATATTGAGAAATTATATTAGCCTCGGCCTCTTATTAGCACCATTCATAATATTCTTTATAGCCCTAATACTTGGAGCATTATTTGGTGCACTCTACGATTTCCTAGACCGAAAAATCCCAGAATCACCTATTATAGCGGCATTACTGACCGGCACCATATATGCTGGAATACTTGTACTACCAAACATTGTTTTAGAGAGCAGTCAACAAAATATTATTGTCAATTCAGGACTAACAATAACTTATACATTAGTCTTAATAACATTAACCATCTATAAGAATCCGAGGAAGCAAGGCTGAGTAGATAAGGTATATACAGGTTGAGAGATAAGAACATCGAGAAAATATTGAAAAGTCTAAGAACAGGATTTTATACAGTAATAATTCTAGGGCTCCTCAAAAAACATGGCCCTCTATACGGCTATAAGATAAAATCACTAATCAAGCAATTAAGCAACAATACACTAAATCCTAGCGAGAGCACAATATATGAGACATTGAAAAACATGGATAAAAACAAGTTGATAAAATCATATTGGACGGAATCAAACCTGGGCCCACCGAGAAAATACTATGAAATAACAGATAAAGGATTAAAAACACTTGAAACATTGAGAGTGGAACTAGAGAAAATAATTGAAACAATAAATTGTTTCAACAATAACTTTATCTTATATGGCTTCAAGAGAAGCTGGGCGAGAACTAAGCTTTAAAACTATGGGTTTAGGAGTTGTTGAGGAGAAGATTAAGAAGATTTTGCCGGTTAAGCCTTCTCCTCTAAGAATATTATTAGCTATTCTACCACCAATCATTTCAATAATGCTTACCCTCTACCTACTTCCCCATCTCCCAAACCGTATCCCAGTACACTACGATATTAACGGCGTACCCAATAGATGGGATACTCTAAACGATTTCCTCAAAATAACATTACCATTCATAGTTGGCATAGAGTGTTTACCCCTCATCTTTATGCTTATAGAATCCAAGGCCCCAATGATATTCTATGCTCCAAGACTTCCAAAGAAGAAACTCGTAAACCTACTATACGATATAGGAATCATGATGGCATGGTTGGTTATGCTAGCATATATTGATATATTATACTATGCAATTAACAATAAACATTTAATACCGATAACTATGTTTACAATACTGATCACAATAATAGTAGTAGTAATAATACTGGAAATAACGCGATTATCGATT from Staphylothermus marinus F1 harbors:
- a CDS encoding DUF1648 domain-containing protein, which codes for MASREAGRELSFKTMGLGVVEEKIKKILPVKPSPLRILLAILPPIISIMLTLYLLPHLPNRIPVHYDINGVPNRWDTLNDFLKITLPFIVGIECLPLIFMLIESKAPMIFYAPRLPKKKLVNLLYDIGIMMAWLVMLAYIDILYYAINNKHLIPITMFTILITIIVVVIILEITRLSIKWRKYIREY
- a CDS encoding ATP-grasp domain-containing protein, which codes for MKILLLHYRAMPPWSVKELENATIKLGHTPIYLRINNLDAEITSSGEITVKHHDEIIEGDGGVIRGIGLRLTLETFMHRIGLLEALNQLIPLINKPEAIMIARDKWRSLVELSKHGLPVPETIITENPFTAKRFVEKHGKAVFKPLMGSLGLGSSLILDPDIAFHITRTMFNLNLPSYYQVYIEKPGYDFRVFIVGNQVVGAMKRHGVSWKTNIFQGARGEKISEKDYPEVFDLGLKASKTLGLDYAGIDVVYDTVNDKYYIIEVNAFPQWRGLKAATGVDPAIHIIKHLIDIIKR
- a CDS encoding S-methyl-5'-thioadenosine phosphorylase: MVLVKPPVKAEIGVIGGSGLYEIPGLQNIREYKIYTPYGMPSDNVVVGELKGRTIAFLPRHGRGHKIPPHRVNYRANIWALKSIGVKWIIAFSAVGSLREDYKPGDFVVPDQFIDMTKGIRPMTFFEGGVVAHVSMADPFCDHLREIIIDAAKEINGLTLHNKGTYICIEGPRFSTRAESRVWKEVFKADIIGMTLVPEINLACEAQICYATVAMITDYDVWAEKPVTAEEVIRVMNENTVKAKKLLPRIIEKIPEKPLEDKCSCCKSLETALV
- a CDS encoding flavin reductase family protein: MYVDIDPSDYRVLHPRPAYLIVSRSRDGVLNVMAASWVMPVSEEPPYIILSIERGNKTHENILDTKEFTINIVGEEHVNIVYKAGTVSGRKINKWEMLGLKPAPSKYISVPGIQGSYGYIECVVSNTFRAGECDLFMCEPKAIHVRSDLYEKYGWNLRKARILLHMRGRVFVVPGKLVFAEKK
- a CDS encoding PadR family transcriptional regulator, which translates into the protein MRDKNIEKILKSLRTGFYTVIILGLLKKHGPLYGYKIKSLIKQLSNNTLNPSESTIYETLKNMDKNKLIKSYWTESNLGPPRKYYEITDKGLKTLETLRVELEKIIETINCFNNNFILYGFKRSWARTKL
- a CDS encoding phosphoribosyltransferase; the protein is MARIKVKLVSWDEIVDWAWNLAKIIKNDGYKPDVIVALARGGYVPARLLCDFLDVENLLSIQSQHWTEAAKAEEKAIIKFPYTVDLHNYRVLVVDDIVDTGDTLKLARDFVAENWKPKELKTAALQWISPVAKFKPDYYYIEVKDWTWFQYPWTRLEDTYQFIKRMMTETYKETGKREWSYKEIIDGFKEWYGIDVGDRYYKDALNILIEKQFIKYDEANDKYVLLTM
- a CDS encoding metallophosphoesterase family protein, encoding MLKILATADIHSPRFLDLFIKSLNKVKIRPDLIILAGDLVDKNNIYALKHVYEILINKYEEIPIISVFGNEEYRGFENKYREMYPVFKWLDDEYIILEMKELKIGIIGTRGALDKPTPWQSRHMPWLYNYYRELPLKISAMIDEARSKGAKYIFLVSHYGVTYKNLEGEPRNIWPYLASSRMEKIIKDKKIDLVIHGHTHNGVRDKINIDGVEVYNVSLPARREVVLIDFTPKSKVFGLEKWLYSGG
- a CDS encoding rhomboid family intramembrane serine protease; protein product: MGIPVHQTAPRKFPAVTLFIILINIVVFILMYIEPQLLVPGATNAYEVQRQLAMIPIAIVRGERLWTIFTAMFTHADIYHLLGNMIFLFFFGGPVESVMGRKRYLLFYFLGGIMADIFHILSITIIPSQYLITGKIIINPWVTPTLGASGAISAVMGAYLIYYPRSRITMVYPIWIIPLIFTLPAWVYILIWFFYQLVMGLITLLGFASSIAFWAHIGGFISGIAFAPFFMEPAIKEQIRMYKAMLREYMVEETPYYEEEFY
- a CDS encoding DUF1614 domain-containing protein, which encodes MKLLNVFTKITLYIISGIVVFLSLSTATNTYYAVLEATIIIAVIIIGDLKGNFIRISKSIGLSITGFIIPFIFSIELILRLFTVFYSVVWDFFIGLIICIIINYLNSITYKKLGVLLLDLLIPLFTISAVSVIIITKNNLDPLIVIPFSIVLGSFSSIIGLDLLNIRREPGKIYVFGGNNVLDAIFLEAFLSPSLSYAILVLSTT
- a CDS encoding YbjQ family protein, with the translated sequence MKDILLTTTENIPGYRIVKVLGIVSANTVRARHIGKDFVASLRNIVGGEIKEYAELLQHSRRYVLDKLKEEARKLGANAVVGLRFSTASIMQRAAEILAYGTAVVVEES